A single window of Hymenobacter sp. APR13 DNA harbors:
- the serS gene encoding serine--tRNA ligase: protein MLQVSVLREHTEAVLAGLTKKHYKTAEADVQAILTLDQRRKELQTTRDSAQAEANELARQIGGLMKAGDKAGAETLKARTAELKQHTKAADDELTQVEDALQQTLYKLPNLPHSSVPEGRAAQDNEVVREGGQKPELPADALPHWDLIRKYDIIDFELGNKISGAGFPVYKKQGARLQRALINFFLDEARDAGYDEVQPPILVNEASGYGTGQLPDKEGQMYHDAKDNLYLIPTSEVPITNLYRDEIVPVEQLPIRNTGYTPCFRREAGSWGADVRGLNRLHQFDKVEIVQITQPENSYAALDGMVAHIEGLLQKLELPYRILRLCGGDMGFTSALTFDLEVWSAAQGRWLEVSSASNFETYQANRLKLRYRGEGNKTQLLHTLNGSALALPRIVAALLENNQTPDGIQLPKVLHSYCGFEKIG, encoded by the coding sequence ATGCTACAAGTTTCCGTCCTGAGAGAGCACACCGAGGCCGTACTGGCCGGGCTAACTAAAAAGCACTACAAAACGGCTGAGGCCGACGTGCAGGCTATTCTGACGCTGGACCAGCGCCGCAAGGAGCTCCAGACCACCCGCGACTCAGCCCAGGCCGAGGCCAACGAGCTGGCCCGCCAGATCGGGGGGCTGATGAAAGCCGGCGACAAAGCCGGGGCCGAAACCCTGAAAGCCCGCACCGCCGAGCTCAAGCAGCACACCAAAGCGGCCGACGACGAGTTGACGCAGGTGGAAGACGCCCTCCAGCAGACGCTCTACAAGCTGCCCAACCTGCCCCACAGCAGCGTGCCCGAAGGCCGCGCCGCCCAGGACAACGAGGTGGTGCGCGAAGGCGGCCAGAAGCCCGAGCTGCCCGCCGACGCCCTCCCCCACTGGGACCTTATCAGGAAGTACGACATCATCGACTTCGAGCTGGGCAACAAGATTTCCGGCGCGGGCTTCCCGGTCTATAAAAAACAGGGAGCTCGCCTCCAGCGGGCCCTCATCAACTTTTTCCTGGACGAAGCCCGCGACGCCGGCTACGACGAGGTGCAGCCCCCGATTCTGGTGAACGAGGCCAGCGGCTACGGCACCGGTCAGCTCCCCGACAAGGAGGGCCAGATGTACCACGACGCCAAGGACAACCTCTACCTGATTCCGACCTCGGAGGTGCCGATTACCAACCTCTACCGCGACGAGATTGTGCCGGTGGAGCAGCTGCCCATCCGCAACACCGGCTACACGCCCTGCTTCCGCCGCGAAGCCGGCAGTTGGGGCGCCGACGTGCGCGGCCTCAACCGCCTGCACCAGTTCGACAAGGTGGAAATCGTGCAGATTACGCAGCCCGAAAACAGCTACGCCGCCCTCGACGGCATGGTGGCCCACATCGAAGGGCTGCTGCAGAAGCTGGAGCTGCCCTACCGCATCCTGCGCCTCTGCGGCGGCGACATGGGCTTCACCTCGGCCCTCACTTTCGACCTGGAGGTGTGGAGCGCCGCACAGGGCCGTTGGCTGGAAGTGTCGTCGGCTTCGAACTTCGAAACCTACCAGGCCAACCGCCTCAAGCTGCGCTACCGCGGCGAGGGCAACAAAACGCAGCTGCTGCACACGCTCAACGGCTCGGCGCTGGCGCTGCCCCGCATCGTGGCCGCCCTGCTCGAAAACAACCAGACGCCCGACGGCATCCAGCTGCCCAAAGTACTGCACAGCTACTGCGGCTTCGAGAAAATCGGGTAA
- a CDS encoding OsmC family protein, translating to MSDTPDKSVLVTVGPEALLADVQAGRHTYFVDEPAEAGGQDRGPTPYDLLLSALGACTAITLRLYATQKKWPLEGIEVRLRHQRVHAADCEKCEQPGEMLDQVGKELRLLGPLSDEQRQRLHVISQKCPVQKTLMRGLHIVTVLAAV from the coding sequence ATGTCTGATACGCCCGATAAATCCGTGCTGGTAACCGTGGGCCCTGAGGCGCTGCTGGCCGATGTACAGGCCGGCCGCCACACCTACTTCGTGGATGAGCCCGCCGAAGCAGGCGGCCAGGACCGCGGCCCCACGCCCTACGATTTGCTGCTGTCGGCGCTGGGCGCCTGCACGGCCATCACGCTGCGCCTCTACGCCACCCAGAAAAAGTGGCCGCTCGAAGGCATCGAGGTGCGCCTGCGCCACCAGCGCGTGCACGCCGCCGACTGCGAAAAGTGTGAGCAGCCCGGCGAAATGCTGGATCAGGTGGGAAAGGAGCTGCGCCTGCTGGGCCCGCTCTCCGACGAGCAGCGCCAGCGCCTGCACGTCATCTCGCAAAAGTGCCCGGTGCAGAAAACCCTGATGCGCGGCCTGCATATCGTGACGGTGCTGGCCGCGGTTTAA
- the rho gene encoding transcription termination factor Rho gives MYTIEELKDRLLSELKEIAEELNVGNFKKLSKQDLIYKILDQQAILPADKLPVKVKPAAKSRATAPEAAPAPAAVAEAPADAPAAAAPAARPAAARSRAAKAPAAPAARPVAAAVAPEPAAAPIAEAPAPAAMPADEVAAAPVPEVGAERPVKVYQRPERRSRESAGRNGQVVAAGQSDVAPVAAVAPAATGVAFSEVAAAPAVAAAPAVADVPAAVAEGTSDVAPTPAPRIFRPERADGVARPLRDQPREREQVRDGRELRNGSSDVARIADAPREFRNDVAGRPDRDQRDPNRALRDSSRADRLDRDVQRSERGDAARADGAGRPDREQRREERYAARELQRQQRQEGRQEGRQDGGRQEGAAGAQQQQRQRNDFDIVVPGEGTLEMMPDGGYGFLRSPFYNYLSSPDDIYVAPQQVKLFSLKAGDTVKCTIRPPREGEKYYALVGVDTINGRAVEDARDRVPFSSLTPLFAEERLKLSTKSTQYSTRILDLFAPIGKGQRGLIVAQPKTGKTVLLQEIANAISENHPEVYLMILLIDERPEEVTDMARSVKAEVLSSTFDETADRHVKIASIALDKAKRLVECGHDVVILLDSITRLARAYNTVQPASGKILSGGVDANALHKPKRFFGAARNVENGGSLTIIATALIETGSKMDEVIFEEFKGTGNMELQLDRKLANKRIFPAIDVPASGTRREDLLMSREELSRIWVLRKFMADMTPAEAMEFLKDRMKGTKDNSEFLLAMNG, from the coding sequence ATGTATACTATTGAAGAGTTGAAAGACCGTCTTCTTTCCGAGTTGAAGGAAATTGCGGAAGAGCTCAACGTCGGCAACTTTAAAAAGCTCAGCAAACAGGATCTGATTTATAAGATTCTCGATCAGCAGGCCATCCTGCCCGCCGACAAGCTGCCCGTAAAAGTGAAACCAGCCGCCAAATCCCGCGCTACCGCGCCGGAAGCCGCCCCGGCCCCCGCCGCTGTAGCCGAAGCCCCGGCTGACGCGCCGGCCGCGGCCGCCCCCGCTGCCCGGCCAGCCGCCGCACGCAGCCGCGCTGCCAAAGCACCCGCCGCGCCGGCTGCCCGCCCCGTAGCTGCCGCCGTGGCCCCGGAGCCAGCCGCTGCCCCGATTGCGGAAGCTCCCGCGCCGGCCGCCATGCCTGCCGATGAGGTAGCTGCCGCGCCAGTTCCGGAAGTTGGCGCCGAGCGCCCTGTGAAAGTGTACCAGCGGCCTGAGCGCCGCTCCCGCGAGTCTGCCGGCCGCAACGGCCAGGTAGTGGCCGCCGGTCAGTCGGATGTAGCACCGGTAGCCGCAGTGGCGCCGGCCGCCACCGGCGTAGCCTTCAGCGAAGTGGCCGCTGCCCCGGCCGTAGCTGCCGCGCCAGCGGTAGCTGATGTGCCGGCTGCTGTGGCCGAGGGTACCTCAGATGTAGCACCGACCCCGGCGCCGCGCATCTTCCGCCCCGAGCGGGCCGATGGTGTAGCGCGCCCCCTGCGCGACCAGCCCCGCGAGCGGGAGCAGGTGCGCGACGGCCGCGAGTTGCGCAACGGCAGCAGCGACGTAGCCCGCATTGCCGACGCCCCGCGCGAATTCCGCAACGACGTAGCCGGCCGCCCCGACCGCGACCAGCGTGACCCGAACCGTGCCCTGCGCGACTCCAGCCGCGCCGACCGCCTCGACCGTGACGTGCAGCGCTCGGAGCGTGGCGATGCCGCCCGCGCCGACGGCGCCGGCCGCCCCGACCGGGAGCAGCGCCGCGAGGAGCGCTACGCCGCCCGCGAGCTGCAGCGCCAGCAGCGGCAGGAAGGCCGCCAGGAGGGTCGCCAGGACGGTGGCCGCCAGGAAGGCGCGGCCGGCGCCCAGCAGCAGCAGCGCCAGCGCAACGACTTTGACATTGTGGTGCCCGGCGAAGGCACGCTGGAAATGATGCCCGACGGCGGCTATGGCTTCCTGCGCAGCCCGTTCTACAACTATTTGTCGTCGCCCGACGACATTTACGTGGCCCCGCAGCAGGTGAAGCTGTTCAGCCTGAAAGCCGGCGACACGGTGAAATGCACCATCCGGCCGCCGCGCGAAGGCGAGAAGTACTACGCGCTGGTTGGGGTGGATACCATCAACGGCCGGGCCGTGGAAGACGCCCGCGACCGGGTGCCGTTCAGCAGCCTCACGCCGCTGTTTGCCGAGGAGCGCCTCAAGCTCTCCACCAAATCCACGCAGTACAGCACCCGCATTCTGGATCTGTTTGCTCCCATCGGCAAAGGCCAGCGCGGCCTGATTGTGGCCCAGCCCAAAACCGGTAAAACGGTGCTGCTGCAGGAAATTGCCAACGCCATCAGCGAAAACCACCCCGAGGTGTACCTGATGATTCTGCTCATCGACGAGCGCCCGGAAGAAGTGACGGACATGGCCCGCTCGGTAAAAGCCGAGGTGCTTAGCTCCACCTTCGACGAAACGGCCGACCGCCATGTGAAAATCGCCAGCATTGCCCTCGACAAGGCCAAGCGCCTCGTGGAGTGCGGCCACGACGTGGTGATTCTGCTCGACTCGATTACGCGTCTGGCCCGGGCCTACAACACCGTGCAGCCCGCTTCCGGCAAGATTCTGTCGGGTGGTGTGGATGCCAACGCCCTGCACAAGCCCAAGCGCTTCTTCGGCGCGGCCCGCAACGTGGAAAACGGCGGCTCGCTCACCATCATTGCCACGGCCCTTATTGAAACCGGCTCGAAGATGGATGAAGTAATCTTCGAAGAATTCAAAGGTACCGGCAACATGGAATTGCAGCTGGACCGCAAGCTGGCCAACAAGCGCATCTTCCCGGCCATCGACGTGCCGGCTTCCGGCACCCGCCGCGAAGACCTGCTCATGAGCCGCGAGGAGCTGAGCCGCATCTGGGTGCTGCGCAAGTTCATGGCCGACATGACGCCCGCCGAGGCCATGGAATTCCTGAAGGACCGCATGAAAGGCACCAAGGACAACAGCGAATTCCTGCTGGCCATGAACGGCTAG
- a CDS encoding DsbA family protein yields the protein MPPIQPTPDLPELLYLFDPLCGWCYGMSPVIQRVREEFAGRVEVSVLCGGMVTGEQVGPIRDDWDYISGALAQVERVTGVQFGEAFRAVGAEGSRVQDSAPPSWAISAFRHFNQPDTARFAHDVQVAYFRDGADLNEPKTYLPLATAYGLDGAEFLRRLALPETAQATQQEFAAVAKIGVQGFPTTILRVGSQGYVLARGYQPYETFADGLTQALEQAG from the coding sequence ATGCCCCCCATCCAACCAACCCCCGACCTTCCCGAGTTGCTCTACCTTTTCGACCCGCTGTGCGGCTGGTGCTACGGCATGAGCCCTGTGATTCAGCGGGTGCGGGAGGAGTTTGCGGGCCGCGTGGAGGTGTCGGTGCTGTGCGGCGGCATGGTGACGGGCGAGCAGGTGGGCCCTATTCGCGACGATTGGGACTACATCAGCGGGGCGCTGGCGCAGGTGGAGCGCGTGACGGGCGTGCAGTTTGGGGAGGCCTTTCGGGCCGTGGGCGCCGAGGGCAGCCGCGTACAGGACTCGGCGCCGCCGAGCTGGGCCATCAGCGCCTTCCGCCACTTCAATCAGCCCGACACCGCCCGCTTCGCCCACGACGTGCAGGTGGCCTACTTCCGCGACGGCGCCGACCTCAACGAGCCTAAAACCTACCTACCCCTGGCCACCGCCTACGGCCTCGATGGGGCAGAGTTCCTGCGTCGGCTGGCCCTGCCCGAAACGGCGCAGGCCACCCAACAGGAGTTTGCGGCCGTGGCCAAAATCGGAGTGCAGGGCTTCCCAACCACCATTCTGCGGGTCGGTAGCCAAGGCTACGTACTGGCGCGCGGCTACCAGCCCTACGAGACGTTTGCCGACGGCCTCACGCAGGCGCTGGAGCAGGCCGGGTAG
- a CDS encoding UbiA family prenyltransferase has protein sequence MLITNYKKALPLLRIPFSVYLMPVFWFGLSALREPFSAWRAAGVFVVLHLLAYPASNGYNSYYDRDEGSIGGLKSPPKVSEELLHLVYAFDALAVLGGLLLNVWFGVLVVVYLLVSKAYSYEGIRLKKYPLLSTAVVVVFQGAYTFLMTQVGAGAGYAQLTEPTNLLLALVSSLFLCGSYPLTQVYQHQEDARRGDRTLSLRLGIRGTFVFAAGGLLAGAAVLAYALWVRQETRHLLVFLAATGPVVLLFGNWARAVWRNPAAADFEHTMRMNQVSSLCMSAAFILMLLW, from the coding sequence TTTTCGGTGTACCTGATGCCGGTGTTCTGGTTTGGGCTGAGCGCGTTGCGGGAGCCGTTCAGCGCGTGGCGGGCGGCGGGCGTGTTTGTGGTGCTGCACCTGCTGGCCTACCCCGCCTCCAACGGCTACAACTCCTACTACGACCGGGACGAAGGCAGCATCGGCGGCCTGAAAAGCCCGCCCAAAGTATCGGAAGAGCTGCTACATCTGGTGTATGCCTTCGATGCGCTGGCGGTGCTGGGCGGCCTGCTGCTGAATGTGTGGTTTGGAGTGCTGGTGGTGGTGTATCTGCTGGTTTCGAAGGCCTACAGCTACGAAGGCATCCGGCTGAAAAAGTACCCGCTGCTGAGCACGGCGGTGGTGGTGGTGTTCCAAGGCGCCTATACTTTTCTGATGACGCAGGTGGGCGCCGGTGCTGGCTATGCGCAGCTCACCGAGCCTACCAACCTGCTGCTGGCGCTGGTGAGCAGCCTGTTTCTGTGCGGCTCCTACCCGCTCACGCAGGTGTACCAGCACCAGGAAGACGCCCGCCGCGGCGACCGGACGCTCAGCTTGCGGCTGGGCATCCGGGGTACGTTTGTGTTTGCGGCCGGCGGGCTGCTGGCTGGGGCGGCCGTGCTGGCCTATGCCCTCTGGGTGCGCCAGGAAACGCGCCATCTGCTGGTGTTCCTGGCGGCCACCGGCCCGGTGGTGCTGCTGTTTGGCAACTGGGCCCGGGCCGTGTGGCGCAACCCCGCCGCCGCCGACTTCGAGCACACCATGCGCATGAACCAGGTGTCGTCGCTGTGCATGAGTGCGGCGTTTATTCTGATGCTGCTCTGGTAG